A region from the Spea bombifrons isolate aSpeBom1 chromosome 7, aSpeBom1.2.pri, whole genome shotgun sequence genome encodes:
- the LOC128501152 gene encoding RING finger protein 112-like isoform X1 has product MGNNSSKKSAMAEGAAAQFHNLEEEIMCSICLEELSEPVSIACGHTFCKACISCYWSGIQRGGSRCPECKKICPRDQLIPVYRLRNLVSKVQLGVKEEKARKEPVGPVPLVFTEPSGRMLLDEDVLRSLFLDGEVAGCPGCLICVIGEKRRGKSFLLNYILRALRAQERRQSFSMGADDEPLTGFDWRAGPDSATKGIWVWNRPFILEQNQEKVAVFVVDTEGSLDIEGDLESSIKLSALSMVLSSYLIFNVNSSLKTTELDYLEMYLHISALTGKSFSLNNLQYLDILVRDWQDDENCGRDAGRAYIDDVNEKLRRGSGYRQVLETLRSPSTSCFLLPHPGRGVVRSGQGRLADMDEDFRSHLTAYVSELVRWIGRHVRTDIRGDKVTCAQLGGVLKEFLSIMQNEHYSFSSPVKMFHAYQNQKNKTDIQNDFQKFKENQVFSNLSLLKVLKVPPSEMKTKAAAEASSLLSEYETLLVGCEGAEKQGLVDEMKSVLGQKEKQLCEEYSKVFTKYAVGLGFAVGGGVLSLAGGAVGAAVAGTVLAAEAVALLGSTTAAVVTGAVGGSVTLGAIGGGVGAKIGKVIGLKKGDLTGETEGQRNQQETSSDTDQLLNDDD; this is encoded by the exons ATGGGGAATAACAGCTCCAAAAA GTCCGCCATGGCTGAAGGCGCGGCGGCTCAGTTTCACAACCTAGAAGAGGAGATCATGTGCTCCATCTGCCTGGAGGAGCTCTCCGAGCCGGTCTCCATCGCCTGCGGACACACCTTCTGCAAGGCCTGCATCTCCTGCTATTGGTCAGGCATCCAGCGGGGCGGATCCCGGTGCCCGGAGTGCAAGAAAATCTGCCCCCGAGACCAGCTGATACCCGTGTACCGACTCAGGAACCTGGTCAGCAAAGTGCAGCTCGGGGTGAAGGAAGAAAAGGCCAGAAAG GAGCCCGTCGGCCCCGTGCCGCTGGTTTTTACCGAGCCGTCCGGCCGGATGCTGTTAGACGAAGATGTCCTAAGGAGCCTGTTTTTGGACGGCGAGGTGGCGGGGTGCCCGGGGTGCCTGATCTGCGTGATCGGAGAGAAGCGGCGCGGGAAATCCTTCCTCCTCAACTATATCCTGAGAGCGCTGCGCGCCCAG GAGCGGAGGCAATCGTTCAGCATGGGGGCAGATGATGAGCCCCTGACGGGTTTTGATTGGAGGGCCGGGCCTGACAGCGCTACCAAGGGCATCTGGGTCTGGAACCGGCCGTTCATATTGGAGCAGAACCAGGAAAAG GTGGCGGTCTTTGTCGTGGACACCGAGGGGTCTCTGGATATCGAGGGTGACCTGGAGAGCAGCATCAAGCTGTCGGCGTTATCCATGGTGCTCAGCTCCTACCTG atttttaatgtaaactcAAGTCTCAAAACAACGGAATTGGATTATCTGGAG ATGTATCTTCACATCTCCGCGCTGACCGGGAAGTCATTTTCCCTCAATAATCTGCAG TATCTGGATATTCTGGTGCGGGACTGGCAGGATGATGAGAATTGCGGGCGAGACGCTGGTCGGGCGTACATAGATGATGTGAATGAG AAACTCCGGAGAGGCTCCGGGTATCGCCAGGTGCTGGAAACTCTGCGGAGTCCGTCTACAAGCTGCTTCCTTCTGCCGCATCCAGGAAGGGGAGTTGTCCGGTCCGGCCAGGGCAGACTCGCGG ATATGGATGAAGACTTTCGGAGCCACCTCACCGCGTACGTATCCGAGCTGGTCCGATGGATTGGTCGTCACGTAAGGACCGACATTCGGGGAGACAAAGTCACCTGTGCGCAGTTAGGAGGCGTACTTAAG GAATTCCTCAGCATTATGCAGAACGAACACTACAGCTTCTCAAGCCCGGTCAAG ATGTTCCACGCCTATCAAAATCAGAAGAACAAAACCGATATCCAAAATGATTTCCAGAAATTCAAAGAAAACCAG GTTTTCTCCAATTTGTCGCTGCTAAAGGTCCTCAAAGTTCCTCCGTCTGAGATGAAGACGAAGGCGGCCGCCGAGGCCTCCAGCCTCCTCTCGGAATACGAGACGCTTCTGGTGGGGTGCGAGGGCGCCGAGAAGCAGGGCCTGGTGGATGAAATGAAATCAGTGTTGGGGCAGAAGGAGAAGCAGCTGTGCGAGGAGTACTCCAAAGTATTCACAAAGTATGCGGTGGGACTCGGCTTCGCCGTCGGCGGAGGAGTGCTGAGcctggcggggggggcggtgggAGCTGCCGTGGCTGGGACGGTTCTTGCCGCCGAAGCTGTAGCCTTACTGGGAAGCACGACGGCCGCCGTGGTGACCGGAGCAGTTGGGGGCTCCGTGACGTTGGGGGCTATTGGTGGTGGAGTAGGGGCCAAAATAGGAAAAGTAATTGGACTCAAAAAGGGGGACCTTACCGGAGAGACCGAGGGGCAACGCAACCAGCAAGAGACATCCAGCGATACGGACCAACTGCTGAATGATGATGACTAG
- the LOC128501152 gene encoding RING finger protein 112-like isoform X2, whose translation MAEGAAAQFHNLEEEIMCSICLEELSEPVSIACGHTFCKACISCYWSGIQRGGSRCPECKKICPRDQLIPVYRLRNLVSKVQLGVKEEKARKEPVGPVPLVFTEPSGRMLLDEDVLRSLFLDGEVAGCPGCLICVIGEKRRGKSFLLNYILRALRAQERRQSFSMGADDEPLTGFDWRAGPDSATKGIWVWNRPFILEQNQEKVAVFVVDTEGSLDIEGDLESSIKLSALSMVLSSYLIFNVNSSLKTTELDYLEMYLHISALTGKSFSLNNLQYLDILVRDWQDDENCGRDAGRAYIDDVNEKLRRGSGYRQVLETLRSPSTSCFLLPHPGRGVVRSGQGRLADMDEDFRSHLTAYVSELVRWIGRHVRTDIRGDKVTCAQLGGVLKEFLSIMQNEHYSFSSPVKMFHAYQNQKNKTDIQNDFQKFKENQVFSNLSLLKVLKVPPSEMKTKAAAEASSLLSEYETLLVGCEGAEKQGLVDEMKSVLGQKEKQLCEEYSKVFTKYAVGLGFAVGGGVLSLAGGAVGAAVAGTVLAAEAVALLGSTTAAVVTGAVGGSVTLGAIGGGVGAKIGKVIGLKKGDLTGETEGQRNQQETSSDTDQLLNDDD comes from the exons ATGGCTGAAGGCGCGGCGGCTCAGTTTCACAACCTAGAAGAGGAGATCATGTGCTCCATCTGCCTGGAGGAGCTCTCCGAGCCGGTCTCCATCGCCTGCGGACACACCTTCTGCAAGGCCTGCATCTCCTGCTATTGGTCAGGCATCCAGCGGGGCGGATCCCGGTGCCCGGAGTGCAAGAAAATCTGCCCCCGAGACCAGCTGATACCCGTGTACCGACTCAGGAACCTGGTCAGCAAAGTGCAGCTCGGGGTGAAGGAAGAAAAGGCCAGAAAG GAGCCCGTCGGCCCCGTGCCGCTGGTTTTTACCGAGCCGTCCGGCCGGATGCTGTTAGACGAAGATGTCCTAAGGAGCCTGTTTTTGGACGGCGAGGTGGCGGGGTGCCCGGGGTGCCTGATCTGCGTGATCGGAGAGAAGCGGCGCGGGAAATCCTTCCTCCTCAACTATATCCTGAGAGCGCTGCGCGCCCAG GAGCGGAGGCAATCGTTCAGCATGGGGGCAGATGATGAGCCCCTGACGGGTTTTGATTGGAGGGCCGGGCCTGACAGCGCTACCAAGGGCATCTGGGTCTGGAACCGGCCGTTCATATTGGAGCAGAACCAGGAAAAG GTGGCGGTCTTTGTCGTGGACACCGAGGGGTCTCTGGATATCGAGGGTGACCTGGAGAGCAGCATCAAGCTGTCGGCGTTATCCATGGTGCTCAGCTCCTACCTG atttttaatgtaaactcAAGTCTCAAAACAACGGAATTGGATTATCTGGAG ATGTATCTTCACATCTCCGCGCTGACCGGGAAGTCATTTTCCCTCAATAATCTGCAG TATCTGGATATTCTGGTGCGGGACTGGCAGGATGATGAGAATTGCGGGCGAGACGCTGGTCGGGCGTACATAGATGATGTGAATGAG AAACTCCGGAGAGGCTCCGGGTATCGCCAGGTGCTGGAAACTCTGCGGAGTCCGTCTACAAGCTGCTTCCTTCTGCCGCATCCAGGAAGGGGAGTTGTCCGGTCCGGCCAGGGCAGACTCGCGG ATATGGATGAAGACTTTCGGAGCCACCTCACCGCGTACGTATCCGAGCTGGTCCGATGGATTGGTCGTCACGTAAGGACCGACATTCGGGGAGACAAAGTCACCTGTGCGCAGTTAGGAGGCGTACTTAAG GAATTCCTCAGCATTATGCAGAACGAACACTACAGCTTCTCAAGCCCGGTCAAG ATGTTCCACGCCTATCAAAATCAGAAGAACAAAACCGATATCCAAAATGATTTCCAGAAATTCAAAGAAAACCAG GTTTTCTCCAATTTGTCGCTGCTAAAGGTCCTCAAAGTTCCTCCGTCTGAGATGAAGACGAAGGCGGCCGCCGAGGCCTCCAGCCTCCTCTCGGAATACGAGACGCTTCTGGTGGGGTGCGAGGGCGCCGAGAAGCAGGGCCTGGTGGATGAAATGAAATCAGTGTTGGGGCAGAAGGAGAAGCAGCTGTGCGAGGAGTACTCCAAAGTATTCACAAAGTATGCGGTGGGACTCGGCTTCGCCGTCGGCGGAGGAGTGCTGAGcctggcggggggggcggtgggAGCTGCCGTGGCTGGGACGGTTCTTGCCGCCGAAGCTGTAGCCTTACTGGGAAGCACGACGGCCGCCGTGGTGACCGGAGCAGTTGGGGGCTCCGTGACGTTGGGGGCTATTGGTGGTGGAGTAGGGGCCAAAATAGGAAAAGTAATTGGACTCAAAAAGGGGGACCTTACCGGAGAGACCGAGGGGCAACGCAACCAGCAAGAGACATCCAGCGATACGGACCAACTGCTGAATGATGATGACTAG